A region from the Cherax quadricarinatus isolate ZL_2023a chromosome 79, ASM3850222v1, whole genome shotgun sequence genome encodes:
- the LOC138855065 gene encoding chromo domain-containing protein cec-1-like isoform X2, translating to MSTTEKSVANADEQVTKGTKRAAEEETEDPKKLKGEENGEEELEEEEDDLGEEEEDLADAEEELDEEAEEEEGEGEEGEGEEDEEDEDAEDA from the exons ATGTCTACCACCGAGAAGTCTGTCGCTAACGCCGACGAACAGGTCACGAAGGGCACCAAGAGGGCAGCAGAG GAGGAGACAGAGGATCCGAAGAAGCTGAAAGGAGAGGAAAATGGCGAGGAGGAGCtagaagaagaagaggacgacctgggagaagaggaggaggacttgGCAGATGCTGAGGAGGAACTGGATGAAGAAGCAGAGG aggaggaaggagaaggggaaGAGGGCGAAGgagaagaggatgaagaggacgAAGATGCAGAAGATGCGTAA
- the LOC138855065 gene encoding chromo domain-containing protein cec-1-like isoform X1 produces the protein MSTTEKSVANADEQVTKGTKRAAEEETEDPKKLKGEENGEEELEEEEDDLGEEEEDLADAEEELDEEAEEEEEGEGEEGEGEEDEEDEDAEDA, from the exons ATGTCTACCACCGAGAAGTCTGTCGCTAACGCCGACGAACAGGTCACGAAGGGCACCAAGAGGGCAGCAGAG GAGGAGACAGAGGATCCGAAGAAGCTGAAAGGAGAGGAAAATGGCGAGGAGGAGCtagaagaagaagaggacgacctgggagaagaggaggaggacttgGCAGATGCTGAGGAGGAACTGGATGAAGAAGCAGAGG aagaggaggaaggagaaggggaaGAGGGCGAAGgagaagaggatgaagaggacgAAGATGCAGAAGATGCGTAA